One genomic window of Quercus lobata isolate SW786 chromosome 9, ValleyOak3.0 Primary Assembly, whole genome shotgun sequence includes the following:
- the LOC115959699 gene encoding general transcription and DNA repair factor IIH subunit TFB4-like isoform X1 — MPSAPTKLYADDVSLLVVLLDTNPFFWSTSSLSLSLSKIILIGLLLQVLSFLNSILLLNQINQIAVIATGCNSCDYIYDSSLSTNPGIENGKLPALCSELLKKLEDFVTRDEQLNKQQSQSLPPTTTSSLLSGSLSMALCYIQRVFRSGPLHPHPRILCVQGSSDGPEQYVAIMNSIFSAQRSMVPIDSCYIGSNNSAFLQQASYITGGVYQKPQQLDGLFQYLSTVFATDLHSRNFLQLPKSVGVDFRASCFCHKKTIDMGYICSVCLSIFCKHHKKCSTCGSVFGQAQTDVASASNLKRKTPES; from the exons ATGCCCTCCGCTCCTACAAAGCTCTAcgcag ATGACGTCAGCCTGCTAGTGGTTCTATTGGACACAAACCCTTTCTTCTGGAGCACttcct ctctctctctctctctctctaaaataattttgattggtcTTCTTCTGCAGGTGCTCTCGTTTTTGAACTCGATTCTGCTTCTCAACCAAATCAACCAAATTGCAGTGATCGCTACGGGATGCAATTCCTGCGACTACATCTACGATTCCTCTTTGTCGACCAACCCCGGCATCGAGAACGGAAAGCTCCCGGCTCTCTGCTCTGAGTTGTTGAAGAAATTGGAAGACTTTGTCACCAGGGATGAGCAATTGAATAAGCAACAGTCACAGTCTCTACCACCCACCACCACATCTTCGCTGCTATCAGGCTCCTTGTCCATGGCTCTTTGTT ATATACAGAGAGTTTTTCGTTCAGGACCACTCCATCCACATCCTCGA ATTTTATGTGTGCAGGGATCGTCAGATGGGCCAGAACA ATATGTTGCAATCATGAATTCAATATTCTCAGCACAGCGTTCAATG GTTCCTATAGATTCTTGTTATATAGGTTCTAACAATTCTGCCTTCCTACAGCAG GCTTCTTACATAACTGGCGGTGTGTATCAGAAACCCCAGCAACTGGATGGGCTCTTTCAATATCTCTCG ACGGTTTTTGCAACTGATTTGCATTCTCGAAACTTCCTACAGCTTCCTAAGTCTGTTGGTGTTGACTTCCGTGCCTC GTGCTTTTGCCATAAAAAGACAATAGACATGGGCTACATATGTTCTGTATGCTTGTCCATATTCTGTAAGCATCACAAGAAATGTTCAACCTGTGG GTCAGTATTTGGTCAGGCCCAGACAGATGTTGCCTCTGCTTCCAATCTTAAGAGAAAGACTCCAGAATCATAA
- the LOC115959699 gene encoding general transcription and DNA repair factor IIH subunit TFB4-like isoform X2 yields MPSAPTKLYADDVSLLVVLLDTNPFFWSTSSLPFSKFLSHVLSFLNSILLLNQINQIAVIATGCNSCDYIYDSSLSTNPGIENGKLPALCSELLKKLEDFVTRDEQLNKQQSQSLPPTTTSSLLSGSLSMALCYIQRVFRSGPLHPHPRILCVQGSSDGPEQYVAIMNSIFSAQRSMVPIDSCYIGSNNSAFLQQASYITGGVYQKPQQLDGLFQYLSTVFATDLHSRNFLQLPKSVGVDFRASCFCHKKTIDMGYICSVCLSIFCKHHKKCSTCGSVFGQAQTDVASASNLKRKTPES; encoded by the exons ATGCCCTCCGCTCCTACAAAGCTCTAcgcag ATGACGTCAGCCTGCTAGTGGTTCTATTGGACACAAACCCTTTCTTCTGGAGCACttcctctctccctttctccAAGTTCCTTTCTCAc GTGCTCTCGTTTTTGAACTCGATTCTGCTTCTCAACCAAATCAACCAAATTGCAGTGATCGCTACGGGATGCAATTCCTGCGACTACATCTACGATTCCTCTTTGTCGACCAACCCCGGCATCGAGAACGGAAAGCTCCCGGCTCTCTGCTCTGAGTTGTTGAAGAAATTGGAAGACTTTGTCACCAGGGATGAGCAATTGAATAAGCAACAGTCACAGTCTCTACCACCCACCACCACATCTTCGCTGCTATCAGGCTCCTTGTCCATGGCTCTTTGTT ATATACAGAGAGTTTTTCGTTCAGGACCACTCCATCCACATCCTCGA ATTTTATGTGTGCAGGGATCGTCAGATGGGCCAGAACA ATATGTTGCAATCATGAATTCAATATTCTCAGCACAGCGTTCAATG GTTCCTATAGATTCTTGTTATATAGGTTCTAACAATTCTGCCTTCCTACAGCAG GCTTCTTACATAACTGGCGGTGTGTATCAGAAACCCCAGCAACTGGATGGGCTCTTTCAATATCTCTCG ACGGTTTTTGCAACTGATTTGCATTCTCGAAACTTCCTACAGCTTCCTAAGTCTGTTGGTGTTGACTTCCGTGCCTC GTGCTTTTGCCATAAAAAGACAATAGACATGGGCTACATATGTTCTGTATGCTTGTCCATATTCTGTAAGCATCACAAGAAATGTTCAACCTGTGG GTCAGTATTTGGTCAGGCCCAGACAGATGTTGCCTCTGCTTCCAATCTTAAGAGAAAGACTCCAGAATCATAA